One genomic window of Spiroplasma endosymbiont of Diplazon laetatorius includes the following:
- the thrS gene encoding threonine--tRNA ligase produces the protein MKITLLDGNTLNFQDKKTVLEIAQEISISLGKKCVGAVINGKEVVPSRATIDRDCKLEIITERHDDYNSVVNYTAKVLTSLAIKELFPEGCVYPETEGFDKTEFFVYYDFDEKLTLEDIKKVEARANQYITEKTEFLFQGQSFTDETYAELMKKANVRPEYIDYMINANKQRYIKFPVASMGGVKYYSRYATLNNTGDLFKIELNEITAFQTEGDKFVYKIHGLTAVSEKALEEKKRKIEEIKESDHKYIAKNLEIYHLDPLIGQGLPIWLPNGTILKQEIKKYLMQKEFEYDFIQIETPVIGTSELYKTSGHWDHYRDDMFAPMILPKEEMVLKPMSCPHHISVYKYKQRSYRDLPLRFAEHALQHRYESSGSLTGLERVRAMELTDSHIFVRPDQVKEEFIRCFNLITEVLSTFDIKIDYLSLSLRDPEDKEKYFNDDKMWNHAEAELESVLKELNIDYEKMIGEAAFYGPKLDIQAKTALGHEITVSTIQLDFLLPQKFDISYIGENGTTERPIMIHRGLVGTYERFISVLLEQTKGVLPLWCTPQQVEIIPVSIEKKEYAQKVRDELKSNLIRSKVDLRDERLSYKIRDAQVRKIPFQLVLGEKESENGTVTYRKYGSEEQITVTLQEFVDMINNKVKEKTYN, from the coding sequence ATGAAAATAACATTATTGGATGGAAATACACTTAATTTCCAAGATAAAAAGACAGTTCTAGAAATTGCACAAGAAATATCAATTTCATTAGGTAAAAAATGTGTTGGAGCAGTAATAAATGGAAAAGAAGTTGTTCCAAGTAGAGCTACAATAGATAGAGATTGTAAATTAGAAATAATTACAGAAAGACACGATGACTACAACTCTGTAGTTAATTACACTGCTAAAGTTTTAACAAGTTTAGCTATTAAAGAATTGTTCCCAGAAGGTTGTGTATACCCAGAAACTGAAGGTTTTGATAAAACAGAATTCTTTGTTTATTATGATTTTGATGAAAAATTAACATTAGAAGATATTAAAAAAGTTGAAGCTAGAGCAAACCAATATATAACTGAAAAAACAGAATTTCTTTTCCAAGGCCAATCATTCACAGATGAAACTTATGCTGAATTGATGAAAAAAGCTAATGTTAGACCAGAATACATTGACTATATGATAAACGCCAATAAACAAAGATACATAAAATTCCCTGTAGCATCAATGGGTGGGGTTAAGTATTATTCAAGATATGCAACTCTAAATAATACAGGAGATTTATTTAAAATAGAATTAAATGAAATAACTGCTTTCCAAACAGAGGGTGATAAATTCGTTTATAAAATACATGGTTTAACAGCCGTGTCAGAAAAAGCTCTTGAAGAGAAAAAAAGAAAAATTGAAGAAATAAAAGAAAGTGATCACAAGTATATTGCTAAAAACTTAGAAATATATCATTTAGATCCACTTATCGGTCAAGGGTTACCTATTTGATTGCCAAATGGTACAATCTTGAAACAAGAAATTAAAAAATACTTAATGCAAAAAGAGTTTGAATATGACTTTATTCAAATTGAAACTCCAGTAATCGGAACAAGTGAACTTTATAAAACTTCAGGACACTGAGATCATTATCGTGATGATATGTTTGCACCAATGATTCTTCCAAAAGAAGAAATGGTTTTAAAACCAATGAGTTGTCCTCACCATATTTCTGTTTATAAATATAAACAAAGAAGTTATAGAGATTTACCATTAAGATTTGCAGAACACGCTTTACAACATAGATATGAATCTTCAGGAAGTTTAACAGGTCTTGAAAGAGTTAGAGCTATGGAACTAACTGATTCACATATTTTTGTAAGACCAGATCAAGTTAAAGAAGAATTTATAAGATGTTTTAATTTAATAACAGAAGTTTTATCAACTTTTGATATTAAAATTGACTACTTATCTTTATCTCTAAGAGATCCAGAAGATAAAGAAAAATACTTCAATGATGATAAAATGTGAAATCACGCAGAAGCAGAACTTGAAAGTGTATTAAAAGAATTAAATATTGATTATGAAAAAATGATTGGTGAAGCAGCATTTTATGGTCCTAAATTAGATATCCAAGCAAAAACTGCTTTAGGACATGAAATTACAGTTTCAACAATTCAATTAGATTTCTTATTACCTCAAAAATTCGATATAAGCTATATTGGAGAAAATGGAACAACTGAAAGACCTATTATGATTCATAGAGGTTTGGTTGGAACTTATGAAAGATTTATTTCTGTTCTTTTAGAACAAACAAAAGGAGTACTTCCTTTATGATGTACACCTCAACAAGTTGAAATTATACCTGTAAGCATAGAGAAAAAAGAATATGCGCAAAAAGTTAGAGATGAATTAAAATCAAATCTTATTAGATCAAAAGTGGATTTAAGAGATGAAAGATTAAGTTATAAAATCCGTGACGCTCAAGTAAGAAAAATTCCATTTCAATTAGTTCTTGGTGAAAAAGAATCAGAAAATGGAACTGTTACTTATAGAAAATATGGTTCTGAAGAACAAATAACTGTAACTCTTCAAGAGTTTGTCGATATGATAAATAATAAAGTAAAAGAAAAAACATATAATTAA
- a CDS encoding formate/nitrite transporter family protein, which produces MNKNNNIEDEIKALKEQDYGVLDAQHSFMVDGVLGGFKAAIHKLHYTFIKQILLGIMSGVIIGFGYVACIIAMVSLKGTGFEAFGTILLGFIFPGCIIMITFLGGGLFTSHVFSTIPVFKGCGSRRLYLKGIFGVLLGNFAGTFIFVALFSAAGGLWRNEDFLTKVYDMSIHKLYLVGHEMTNGEKITGFAILATVGIGIASGILCNMMVCSTLPLASTTKNSAAVILLMIFPIAYFAIGGFQHGPANTFFMWMLLFIFIFNPEIHAGSANAEIWHVFLFIAISTLPTLIGNWLGGAIILPGTLYLINKEYASVLFKKIKLEYLEEKSGSFKERAEKQVKKLKKKIKQKQADIEARDAEKNS; this is translated from the coding sequence ATGAATAAAAACAATAACATCGAAGATGAAATTAAGGCTCTTAAAGAGCAAGACTATGGAGTTTTAGACGCTCAACACTCATTTATGGTTGATGGTGTGTTGGGTGGTTTTAAAGCTGCAATACATAAATTACACTATACATTTATAAAACAAATCTTACTTGGAATAATGAGTGGGGTTATTATTGGTTTTGGATACGTTGCATGTATTATTGCAATGGTATCTTTAAAAGGAACTGGTTTTGAAGCTTTTGGAACAATTCTTTTAGGATTTATTTTCCCTGGATGTATCATAATGATTACATTCCTTGGGGGTGGACTATTTACAAGTCACGTATTTAGTACAATTCCTGTATTTAAAGGTTGTGGAAGTAGAAGGTTATATTTAAAAGGTATCTTTGGGGTTCTTTTAGGTAACTTTGCAGGTACATTTATATTTGTTGCACTATTCTCTGCAGCTGGTGGTTTATGAAGAAATGAAGATTTCTTAACAAAAGTTTATGATATGAGTATTCATAAATTGTATTTAGTTGGTCATGAAATGACTAATGGAGAAAAAATAACAGGTTTTGCAATACTGGCAACAGTTGGTATTGGTATAGCTTCTGGAATTTTATGTAATATGATGGTTTGTTCAACTTTACCATTAGCAAGTACTACTAAAAACTCAGCTGCGGTTATATTGTTAATGATTTTCCCAATTGCTTATTTTGCTATTGGAGGATTCCAACATGGACCTGCAAACACTTTCTTTATGTGAATGTTATTATTCATATTTATTTTTAACCCAGAAATTCACGCTGGATCAGCTAATGCTGAAATTTGACATGTGTTCTTATTTATAGCGATAAGTACTTTGCCAACTTTGATCGGTAACTGATTAGGTGGAGCAATAATACTTCCAGGAACCTTATATTTAATAAATAAAGAATATGCTTCTGTTTTATTTAAAAAAATCAAATTAGAATACTTGGAAGAAAAATCAGGAAGCTTTAAAGAGAGAGCTGAAAAACAAGTTAAAAAATTGAAAAAGAAAATAAAACAAAAACAAGCCGATATTGAAGCGAGAGATGCTGAAAAAAATTCATAA